AAAGCAAGGTCAGGATCCCAGAACAAATATTTGCTTGAGAGACATTTCGGAAGGATATCAACTACACCAACTGCCACAAGTTTTCCATCAATTCTATACTGCTGATGAAATGAACCAAAACCGCATGGCGGAACTGTATTATCACCACTCCTTGGGCGAATAGGTACAATTGGGGTATCCACCAGAAATCTCTTGTATGAGCTTTCCGTAACTGTCTTTTCCTTGTGAACTTTTGTCTGATATCTTTGGTACAAAGCAAACTCCTCAGGGTCAAAATGCGATCTTGCCATCTTAAATTCCAGCTTTCTTGCTTTTTTATTATGTCTTGCATCATTTTTGTTCACAGAGCTTTGTTTTGAGCTAGTCGGCCTATCAGAAGCTTGTGCACATGTATCAATGCTAGTATGGTTCTGAATTGGCTGAATAGTGGCTGAGTAGAAGTTCAGATGGCCATTACAGGCTTTCACTGCAAAACCAGCTATTTCTCCATGATGTTCCATTGTCAACACCAGCCTTTCTGCAATACAATTTGGAGAAAGGTCCCCTAATACTGCACGTTTTTCTTCAGACAATGCACGTTTAATTACTGCAGCCAGTTGGAAACTTATATTACATGAGTACACCAAATCTTGCACTGCTCCTCCTTTCTTTTCTTGTGCTGCTCCTCCTACTTTCTTTTTTACTTGAGGTTTAACAGTCTTCACAACagctttagggagttcaacatcaGAACCTACCATTCCACCTTGGAAGCACGTACCTATTGCCTCGTTGATTTTGCTAGACAGGAAACTAATAAACTCATCTTCTTTGTCCAAACTTGGACCCGTGGCTGTTTGAAATTCATATGCTGATACCCTGGATACTTTCAAGGTTGGTGAATTCATAGGTTCATTGAGTGAACGTTTCGTAGGGTTATTCTTGCACTGTGGACTTCCAACCTGTGGTTCGAGCTCTCCATCAAGAAACCTGCACAGGGGGGTAAGGTGAAGACACGATATAAGACAATTTAAAGACTCGGCTATAAAATATACATTATATAAACTTCATGTGGCGTATGCAAAGAAGAAGAGAGAAAATAGACAAACAAACATGTACCTTTGCATCCTTTTAAGTACACGGTCTTGCTCTTTGGAACAAATGAAATCACTTGCCTTCAGACGTATAGTATATGCCGGACAGCATGTCCGTTCCATCTCAGGCTTGTAGAGAAAACTGCCAGACCTCCTCCATCCACGGTCAAGAAGAGCTGTAAACGACAATCAACATTCTAATCATGGTAAAAACCATGGCAACAAAAGCAATTCTTCTCAAGAAAATATAAGAGTCACATTACGTGGAACAATACAGACAAATAAAGTTTTAATATACAAATAAGTCAGCTTATTCCATCTCTCACTTCCATTCTGCTTCTCTATAAAGCCTCTAGTTAAATCCATAATTAACAAATGCATCGCTTTTGTGAATACACTTATTTCATGGTATAAATGTTCTTGCCATGATATGAAAATATGCAAATTTCCTTCCTTGTTAAGTAATCTGATTTTACATAACCTGCTGTTGTTTCCATATATCACAGTTCGGATATGTTTGTCGTTTTCGGTAGGTGCACTGATCATAAAACAATGGGCAATCAGTGATAAACTGATAAATTAGATGGATGAAAATGTAACATGGTGGAGCTTGGTGTTGCCAAATGTTGATATCCCAATATCCTGAAGATATAAAAGCATGTCATCGTATGCACTCTCATCAGTGGCGGTGCTCGGGGTATTGCTGGGCATTCCTTGGAATACCAAAGAATTTGAACCCAAAAAATTTGACTATACATGTATACATGCTGGAGCCCAGTAGAGCAGCCCATTCTGAGCCACAACAGCCACGCAACTGGTCTCCGTCTCCCACTCTTCCTCCCTTGATGCAGAGTCCCCAAACCTAGCTGACGGCGCCGGCGACGGCAAGCGATTCCAGCCATCCTGATCCAGCAATCTAGCTCTctgcccctctccctcccctctgGCCCTCACCTCCGCCTCCGGCCTCCGCGGTCCGTGCAGGGCTGAGCCGCTGCGGCACTGGGCCTCCCCTTGGCGCCGCCACTGCTCcagctccctccacctccggccttCGTAGCCGTCGAGAGTTGCTACGTCAGTACGCCATCCATCTAGTACTGCATCCATCTACAGGCACCAACCACGGAACCACCAAGGTGATTTTCCTCTGTTTTTTAAACCAATCTGAAACTTATTTTGTAAATCGCCACTGCCATGCCACTGATTGATTGCTACTTTGTTAATTTTTTCTTGTAAATTGTAATTGTTTGTCACTGCCACTGATTGTAGCTATAGTTTGTTGTCTGAAACATTGCCACTGCCACATTGTTAGAGATATTGCCACAATGATATTTTGCTACTATTAACGATGTATGGTCATTGAGTCATTACTTTTGCCATCTTACTGCACATTTGTTATTCCATTATATTGCTTTggccaattttttttacaagaATACCCAGGAGCAAATTCCTGGCTCCTCCACTGATTCCCATGTATGGTTCTATATATCTACTATCGCGTATCATGAACTTCCTTGACCTTATGTAAGAACTTATTTGGTCTTGCTCAAAATGTCATCTGATTTTTTTATCAATTATTTAATTCTATATGTATTGTGTTAATTTTAAATTTACTGGTTAATATTTCGAATATCAGAAGCATATTAAATTACATGTGCGAACAGAACAAACAACCAGCCTCTAAATCTATATCAATGAATTAGCTAACTGTACAAAAAATGGATATTTAACAGAAAAGGTAAGAGCCAAAAAATCTTCACACCTTGATAGTCATCAGCTTTCAGACTGTTAGCCCACAGACCTGTAAAATTAATAGGATAAGAAACTAGCACAATAACTTTACTCCAAGAAGCACAAAAGTTATGTATCTCATTGTTGACAGAAATAATGATTTTACAGGCCTAAGAATATGCCAATACAACCTAACACGACAATGGCAAGACAGCAATTGATGACCACTTAGACGGACATTCCAGTAGACACACCATGGTAGCACAAACTGTTGTGATAGACTCATAGACATATAAACAGATGCTTGATAAGGAAATGAAAAAAGAAGGGGAGAAGGTAACGGCAAGGGAGGAAGGAGATTGACCATTTAAACTTGTTTAGTTGTTTATCGTCAAAAACATAATGAACATTAAGAGTTATCACTCCGCATGACAATAGCATGTTTTTCATTTCATTACATCTTACGAAAATGGAATTGGCTGACTCTTACAAGTGACACAAGGTGAGGCGCAAACCAAGCTATTTGAAATTTTTCACATATTAACAAGTTAAGAAAGACAGAGAAGCAATGACCAGCATTCACAGCCTAAATGCACAAACctacagttttttttttttgaacctgAAACAGTAGGAGCACCTCCTACTGCAATTAAATTAAAAGAATAAAAGTCTGCCAATTACATAGTTATTTACATTCACCCCATTTGGGGGTTGGGGGGAGTTGGTTTGTTACAGGGTATGTAAGAGAGAAGGAATGAGGTGCTTGTGTTTCTCCTTAACCCTATAAGCTAGGAGAGAGTAGTCCTCTTTGAATCTTTTCAGCCAGGAGACCTTGGATGGTGCTATACCTCTGAAATGCTTGTTGTTTCGTTCCTTCCAAATGCTCCAGGCTGCTAGAAGAAAAGTTCCCATAAACAGCGGCCGAGCCCATGTCTCTTTGGcaacctcaacattttgaagcCTGGTCCCCCCTTGTTGCCAGGACAAGCCGAAGCTCGCCCAGCAAGGTTGAGTGAACTGACATTCAAAGAACAAATGCTCAACTGTCTCTTCAATGTGCAGTCCACACAGGATACAATCATGGTCATCCCCAATATTGTAGTGTCTCCTCTTGAGCATGTTTCTTGTGTTTAAGCGGTCAGAGAGGAGCAGCCATCCAAATACTTTGATCTTCATTGTGGACTTGGATTTCCATAACCATCGGAAAGATTGATGTGCCACTGTGTCTCTGAAGCAGGAGTAGTATTTGTGCGTCGTGAAGGTGGAGGACCCCCAGACATACGTCCACCGGTCATGATCTTGGCGGCTGTCAGAGATGTTTATTGCTGCGGTGTCCAATTGAATTTGCCACTTGATTAGAATTATCAAAGTTTTAtaaagtgctaggcgttaattgtgtgttttgccacggCCTTGCGCTTTTCTGACCAAAGCGCATAGGCGTTTTGCTATCGCCTAGAGCCTAGGCATGCCTTATTCAAATGTGAGGACTGTAGGCAGAAAGTCTACACGACCCCAACTGGAGAGCATCTCGCCTTGGTGGCTCGGTTCCCTTAGCAGGGGTATGTACGCCTAAGATTCATCTCGGGGTGATCTAGACCCCCTAACATCGTGGCTTGATTCCCTTGGCAACAGCATCTACGCCTGAAACTCAATTCAGGGGTGATCTACGCCTTCTACGCATAGCGCGTCGTCTCCAGACAGAAACCAGAACTGACGAGCAGTTCCACACGCAACAAGGATCGATCCGGGCCGAAGCAGAGCCGATGTTATTACTATTTCAAATCGGAAGGGAATTCCGGGATTGGTACCGTGGGAGATGCTCGTGGGACCGGTGGATCGGCAGTAGCCGCAGGTCGTGCGCCGCCGGCCGTAGTCAATCACCAccgactcgccgccgccgcccccgcgtccgCCGGCCCCGGCGCCGCTGCTGCTGGCGCCGTCCGCCATCGCCGCGCGGTGGTTTCGCCGCCGCCGGGCCGGAGTACGATGTTGGTTGGGCGGATTGGTTGGGTCCCCGGATCTGTCTGGTAGGGCTGTGGATGTCACAGGGCTTTCTGCCGCTGCTGGACTGGCCCCGTTGTTATAGCAGAACTAGTCATCAGTCGTCCGAgaataagattttttttccttttaaaaaACACAAGGCCTCCCCGTCGACAAATATTTTTTTTGAGGTGTCACCAAATAAGAAAAAATCTAAGAGTAAGAAAAGTTTTTTTGCGGGTGAAGAAAAGTTTTTTTAGCTGAGAGCAACATAAAAAAAGGTTGTAGATTAAAGTTCTTTTTAGGGGAGTTGTAGATTAAAGTTGGTCCTTCCATTTATTTCTAGCAAACACATACTACTACACATTCCTCGCAAAAAAAACACATACTACACATTTTTTTCGGCCTCATGAGGTCATGACCGCACCAACGCGGCTACCAAATCACATCCACATCTCCCAGATATAATAGAAGATAGAAAATGACAGATTTTAAAGCCCAAACttttaaagaaaaaaaaacaactTCATCTTCATGACATTTGAATAGTTTTAAAAGTGTTTTTGCGGGGAGGGTTAAGGTAGGCTTAACAACATCTTCATCCTCCTGGCATTTTAATAGTCTTTAAAGTGTTTTTGCGGGGAGGGTTACGATAGGACTTAATGGGAAGCACTAGGCATCAGACTACTGATATTTGCTACCTATCAGACTAGTTTGTGGCCATTCGATTGAAAGCATGCACATCATCCGATCTGCTAGCTGAATTCCTACGTGAGTTAGTTTGCATGCAGGATTTGGCATTAACTGCGATAATTTCTTTCCTATTTTCTCCTAACGACTTCGGAAATCAAGGGATGATTAAATAAGCTATTTTATTTGTTTCCAATCGTATGGACCAATGCTTCCTAATCAAGATCGTTGCTTCCCGAAAGAAAATTGCAATGGAAGCAAATTTTGATTCCTAATCAAGATCGTTGCTTCCAATTAAGCTCTTATTTCACCTGTTTCCAATCGTGAGGATCAATGCTTCCAAATCAAGATCGTTGCTTCCAAAAAAAATAAAATGCTTCGCAGTTTAAACGGGACTGTTGTTTCCTAAAATTTTCTTTGCTTCCTaagatgtcgtggaattgtcacggcagatgtcctcaagctaggacttagtcgtggagccatcgcagctaggaagcttgaaggggttaatgcgggacaaggaacacgagggtttatactggttcggccccttacgatgaaggtaaaagcctacgtccagtttgaggtggtattgattaaggttacgatcaccagggagctaaactgctatgcccggctctcgatgagattgttctcgccccaaaaccgctgccgggtcgtccctttatataggaaggctgacgcccagcagttctcagagtcccggccggctcataagagtgtccggctcggactctcgactactcttgccttacactacaagttctaccataataatgattgtaactacgggccttaagccatatccgggtcctAAGCCcgtctttggcccaccgtctttaagctcggcgccgggcttctggcaatgaccatatgagtaacccggcccctcctggcgggtgactctaaggtctatatcctcaacattaggccccagattgatttgagccggctcatgtcaatcttccattccttcgacagaaaacctccggcttacaattgtgtgaaggccataacccggcgtgacgtcatcctctggactccggataatccgccgtgacgtcatcttccattaagcccgttttttactccgccagatccgcaacggatctttacctttactgtcatcccgaaaatcgaggcgtttcgtggggagataaccacgccgtggtctccttgattctcgcgcccacttatgagctcgcccttataaataggccggcccgacgggcctttctcactctccttcctctgtcgtctccttcctctcactgtcccgtgctgctcgagctccgccgccgtcgccgccgcgggtcttctcgtcgtcaccagctcaggccgctgcatcaccctgatctgaccagagaaacgcgacgacctccgcgactctccagcccctgtaagtcctgcttgtcctgtagaatagatctgccgtagggttcgtccgcgttcttcgtgttcgtcgccatCGCCCACAAGCTCCGGTAGTTTTCTTTTTTACTGCTCCTTTTTGATCTTAGCCCGTATggaaccactgcggtagatgttttaGCACCCATTTCAAACACAGGTAGACTTATGTTCACTGCATAAAGgcctcattcgagctcaagaactcccctgcatCTGCCTTTAGGTCTAGAGATTTTCAttttacccgaccattttgatccaaaatatttaccgtaaagtgtgaaacctgttttcaccacacttagtaaaaaactgccccCATTGagccatggcggtttacatttccggcttaaagaaaccacgcgctgtagaaccttccgacttaaaggagaccatgcgccatagaattttccggctcatctatgataaggccgtagacaatcgaattactctcaatacttCAGGCGGCTTAAATAGCCTAGTGTActttagatatatgtcattagtcccctccgtAAGCCGCCACTTAATACTGAATTAcaactttcctccggcttatacttaaaccggacgtttccttttatcataggctgccgactttcaccatgcctcccaaagctcctaaagcctctatcacttgcaattggatgaggtccaatgtcaccaacgaaaCGCTAGCAGAGTTTGTCAAGTCCGGCCACCTGccaaagaaggatgtcatgtcctaccgcgcccctgacccgtcagaagagaaacCACAACCAAAGGACGGTGAGGTgatcatttttgcggatcacatgagccggggcttcgcaccgcccggctcaaagtttttcagagacgttctgaatttcttcgatctgcggcctcaggacataggacccaactcagtgtgcaatatttgcaacttccaagtgttctgcgaggtttaccttggagaagaacctagtctgctgctcttcagagagcttttttacttgaatcgccagaacgagtgcgccaacgggccaagtttggagctaggcggcatctccattcagagacggagagactgtcttttcccttatgccgagccgccgagtcacccaaaggactggaacatgacttggttctattgccaagacacgtcaccggctgatgaaagtccgctgcccggctttcgcccatcgcgtctggagtcaacacacccactgtcagacaagctgactccagcggagcgccagcctctgctccccaccataaaaaagatcaaggctctcctgggcaatggtctcaacggaatcgacttggtccgggtctggatctcctggcgggtgatcccattgagccgccgccccggcttaatgtgcgagtacacgggccgaaaggatgaccctcagagacacagccgcaacgatcttcctgaagatgttgcagaggagatgaccaaggctcttttaaacgagagcctggcagactgcggaaggaccgggttagcccccttctgcaagaccaacccagccccagcggtaagccgccaatctgaacatcctatcttcttctgtatataactttcatctgaatcgtttgaAGAGATCATCCTTGTATTTTTTaggctgacgacaagttctggcgggtcaaatatgaccatgaggcggccaagaaggccagaaaggcgaagaaagccgccaaaaaagccgctccccgtaagaagggaagtaggccaactgcttcggagctgatgcaactaagcgacagctccgagtcagaggtaacccctgaacctgtaagctctttgttatgttttattgtttatttctgtccgccttaccaacacttgttcatcaacaggatgacaccggagccagtaacccggtggttgaagaggtaatgtcactttcctcaaactcggagcccttgccaaggctgaaagtccgaagggtaacccggaaagtaagattttcacatcctttagcttatcaagatcctcaatttattttgaagcgacaggttcatgagagccggcgtcacacccagaccaacaaggacaccgacctctcctccggtttacctgacgcatcgaggaagcgccgaactgaggttatttcccacttgtacccttttcatccattggcgggtgttatccgtcagccactcaattcttctgactcaaattatcaggagacctccccctcttcgggcgactctatgcagtcgagtctgccggctttcaagaccgcgcccgggtaatgataaccatctcatgctatacttgtctttacttacccttttgtgcttaacgtttctgtcctttcagtgcccaagccaaactcaccaagagggcgaagaaggccaagccaatcgaagagccggagttgcctgagccggaggcagcagatcaagaaccgccagctgcctccgctcccgaagccgCCGCTCCAAACAACAAGGCAGCTGccgaagcttctgctaacccggaggcctccggctcggctcaaccagcaaatgatccggacgtggtaatcacccggacggaatttgttgagccggggagacctaccgcactggccaagtgctccgctaagggggagttgctgcagccccaccgggtgaacctggacctctccgactacgccaacctgagcattggagagctcgtctctggctacatcagccaagtgcacaagagccgggacgcagaggttgccatggtgaaccagatccagcagaaatctgaggtatcattctgctgtcctcttacttactgcatagttacctttaccatgctagcccccaagtcgacgacttatgattgaatatgttgtcgacttaggttccggcttactcaattgaaccggcggtttgtagatagatacgttcaatatgcattagcccccaagtgccaagtgtctttgcttggaaaacgcttgggacttttaaATTTGTATAGTAACCGTTCCTGTCATAACCCGGAAATtgatgcaggctgctggcaagaagcttgaggctgacatggccgatctcaagaaccggctgaagatgcaagagatggagacccggaaggcaaatgccaaatttgtgtccagcatcgccgctcaagagaagctgaagacggagtttgacgctgagcggaaggcgtgggccgaagagaaggccgcattggtgaaccgggctgaacaggcggagaaggctctctccgagaagaccgccgagctctccggcctaaagcgccaggtgtcccagatggtggccgcaatcttcggtaagtcgcctcaccggctttcatcaagtttagaattttatatctcataattcatccttgtcggcggcttatctgattctgttaaacaggtcccagaagtgccaatctCAACCAcagcgtggtaaccaagctgaaggccgtgtataccctggtggagcagctctacaccgggtcacagcgtgccttggctgtggtggccctatccaacgaggtgccgactcacctggcagaagtccttcgccggctcgccgttctgcctcaacggatccaagagctgcgacgggcctctgcaagagccggagcgatcgctgcgctgagccgggccaaggcgttcctgccggagttagacccggcggacatcgcccttggctatccaagcctgaaggaagacggctccgctttcgatcagaaggacttcgcagcttgcgtgaaggccgtacgcccggtggccactctgattggcaacgatacagatctgactaagtatcagccgggctacgatgcagaaaatcagaggatccctactccgcgctatgaagcccttaacttgatcccgccggctcgtcagcacaccttcgccccggagattgacccggccgggttaattgacgaggaagcccaattcgaagctctcagcggcatcgactggaagtcatcaactttccaggtcttgggatcagccggaggagaagataggaacgagccggagacttcaactcaacaAGCGTCGTAACTTGGCTGGCGGCTTagcaaacaatgcctcaccttttggactcaatgagtcttgtaatagagtaggaccaatactttatctttgtcgtgccatcgtgcacgccttgaattCTGAAGTCTGTTGAAATTGTCTcctttatgtttctccgggtcataattaatcatttgttttccttattctcaaaatagttgcctgtaactatcctgcagagaaagacaaatcacaagCCTCGAGGAGGctgaccgccctgagaatcataggttttagataacccggaatataaatcaaaaaaggactggtctt
This DNA window, taken from Triticum aestivum cultivar Chinese Spring chromosome 1D, IWGSC CS RefSeq v2.1, whole genome shotgun sequence, encodes the following:
- the LOC123182193 gene encoding arginyl-tRNA--protein transferase 2 isoform X2; the encoded protein is MADGASSSGAGAGGRGGGGGESVVIDYGRRRTTCGYCRSTGPTSISHGLWANSLKADDYQALLDRGWRRSGSFLYKPEMERTCCPAYTIRLKASDFICSKEQDRVLKRMQRFLDGELEPQVGSPQCKNNPTKRSLNEPMNSPTLKVSRVSAYEFQTATGPSLDKEDEFISFLSSKINEAIGTCFQGGMVGSDVELPKAVVKTVKPQVKKKVGGAAQEKKGGAVQDLVYSCNISFQLAAVIKRALSEEKRAVLGDLSPNCIAERLVLTMEHHGEIAGFAVKACNGHLNFYSATIQPIQNHTSIDTCAQASDRPTSSKQSSVNKNDARHNKKARKLEFKMARSHFDPEEFALYQRYQTKVHKEKTVTESSYKRFLVDTPIVPIRPRSGDNTVPPCGFGSFHQQYRIDGKLVAVGVVDILPKCLSSKYLFWDPDLAFLSLGKYTALKEIDWIKTTQKSCPSLEYYYLGYYIHSCNKMRYKAAYRPSELLCPVRYEWVRYDAAKPLLDKSLYSVISDFSTMAQDEIPQPHACGPCDESSAKNDHSETPIDEDDEDSESDYDESDMMVDEEMVHSESKGDTAEDCSGVDVENVIMDLSGSRVKYKELHSVVGPIDRRHLSELERQLSRYAKVVGKELSDRIVYSLS
- the LOC123182193 gene encoding arginyl-tRNA--protein transferase 2 isoform X1 translates to MADGASSSGAGAGGRGGGGGESVVIDYGRRRTTCGYCRSTGPTSISHAINISDSRQDHDRWTYVWGSSTFTTHKYYSCFRDTVAHQSFRWLWKSKSTMKIKVFGWLLLSDRLNTRNMLKRRHYNIGDDHDCILCGLHIEETVEHLFFECQFTQPCWASFGLSWQQGGTRLQNVEVAKETWARPLFMGTFLLAAWSIWKERNNKHFRGLWANSLKADDYQALLDRGWRRSGSFLYKPEMERTCCPAYTIRLKASDFICSKEQDRVLKRMQRFLDGELEPQVGSPQCKNNPTKRSLNEPMNSPTLKVSRVSAYEFQTATGPSLDKEDEFISFLSSKINEAIGTCFQGGMVGSDVELPKAVVKTVKPQVKKKVGGAAQEKKGGAVQDLVYSCNISFQLAAVIKRALSEEKRAVLGDLSPNCIAERLVLTMEHHGEIAGFAVKACNGHLNFYSATIQPIQNHTSIDTCAQASDRPTSSKQSSVNKNDARHNKKARKLEFKMARSHFDPEEFALYQRYQTKVHKEKTVTESSYKRFLVDTPIVPIRPRSGDNTVPPCGFGSFHQQYRIDGKLVAVGVVDILPKCLSSKYLFWDPDLAFLSLGKYTALKEIDWIKTTQKSCPSLEYYYLGYYIHSCNKMRYKAAYRPSELLCPVRYEWVRYDAAKPLLDKSLYSVISDFSTMAQDEIPQPHACGPCDESSAKNDHSETPIDEDDEDSESDYDESDMMVDEEMVHSESKGDTAEDCSGVDVENVIMDLSGSRVKYKELHSVVGPIDRRHLSELERQLSRYAKVVGKELSDRIVYSLS